In Bradyrhizobium sp. 200, the sequence GTGGCTCAAGCGCCGAACACCGCAGAATATCGTCATTGGCGGTGCGGCTGGCGCACTCCCTCCGGTGATCGGCTGGGTCGCGGCCGCCGGAAATGTTGGGTTCGAACCGCTCATCCTGTTCCTGATCATCTTCCTTTGGACGCCCCCCCATTTCTGGGCATTGTCGCTCAATCTTACCGGTGAATATGCGCGCGCCGGGGTGCCGATGCTGCCGGTCGTGGCCGGCCGGGCCGAAACAAAGCGCCAGATTCTTCTCTATAGCGTTGTTCTGGCTCCTGTCTCACTGCTGCCCTGGGCATTGGGATTCGCAGGAGCGATCTATGGCGCGGCTGCGGCGATGCTTGGAGCGATCATGATTTTTCTCTCATGGCAGGTACGTCGGAGCAATGACAAGGAAAGGCAGCCCGCGCGTCGCCTGTTCGTGTTTTCCATGCTCTATCTGGTCCTTCTTTTTGGTGCGCTGTTGATGAATGCGGTGCCCTACGTTCAGCCCGTCTAATCCAGAGCGAAGTCCATCGAAAGTGAGGCAAGTGCCGCTGGTGTTTGAAGCCGTAGGATGGGTAGAGCGAAGCGAAACCCATCAATCGCGATTGCGGCGATGGGTTTCGCTTCGCTCTACCCATCCTACGCGCTCGACCTCTTGCCGCCATCACTCGCAAATCTCACCACGTCATTGCGAGCGAAGCGAAGCAATCCATGCCTCTGCACGGGGAAAGATGGATTGCTTCGCTTCACTCGCAATGACGGCCGAGAGAGCGGGGGCTCACTCCGCTTTCTTCGCCAGCGGCGGGTGCGGTCTTCCGAAATCCGGTGCGGCCGAATCCTGGCCGATCTCGACGATGCCGCGGCGGATGGCGCGGGTGCGGGTGAAGTGCTCGAACAGCGCTTCGCCGTCGCCCCGGCGGATCGCGCGGGTGAGTTTTGAAAGATCCTCGTTGAAGGTGCCGAGCATTTCCAGCACGGCTTCCTTGTTGTTGAGGAACACGTCGCGCCACATCGTCGGGTCGGACGCTGCGATGCGGGTGAAATCGCGAAAGCCGCCGGCGGAGAACTTTATCACTTCCGACGACGTCACCTGCGCGAGCTCGTCTGCCGTCCCGACGATGGTGTAGGCGATCAGATGCGGCAGATGGCTCGTGATCGCCAGCACCAGATCATGATGATCGGGCGTCATGATCTCGACCTTGGCGCCCATGCCGGCCCAGAACGCCCGCAATGCTTCGACCGCCATGGGATCGGCGCCGTCGGGCGGCGTGAGGATGCACCAGCGGTTGATGAAGAGTTCGGCGAAGCCGGAATCGGGGCCGGAATGCTCGGTGCCGGCGACCGGATGGGCCGGAACGAAATGAACGTTTTGCGGCAGGTGCGGCGCCATCTCGCGGACGATCGCGCCCTTGACCGAGCCGACGTCGGAGACGATCGCGCCCGCTTTCAGGAACGGCGCAATCTCCTGGGCGACCGGACCGCAGGCGCCCACCGGGATGCAGAGGATCACGAGGTCGGCGTCTTGCACCGCTTCCGCGTTGGTCTCCAGCACGTGGTCGACGATGGAAAGTTCGGTCACCCTTGCGCGCGTTTTCTCCGAACGCGCGGTGGTGACGATTTCGCTGGCGAGCCCCTGGGCCCGCGCGGCGCGCGCGATCGAGCCGCCGATCAGGCCGAAGCCGATCAGCGCGACGCGTCGGAAGATCGGCGCGGCGTTCATTTGGCGGCCATGAAGTCGCGCAGGCCGTCGACGACGAGGCGGTTGGCTTCCTCGGTGCCGATGGTCATGCGCAGCGCGTGCGGCAGGCCGTAATTGTTCAGCGCCCGCAGCACCAGGCCGCGTTTGGTAAGAAACACGTCGGCATCGACCGAGGTCTTGCCTTTCTGCTGCGGGAAGTGGATCAGCACGAAATTCGCCACGCTCGGCGTCACCTTCAGCCCAAGTTCGCCGATTTCCTCCGTCAGCCAGTTGCGCCACGTCTCGGTGAACGCCTTCGACATCTGGACATGCGCGGTGTCTTCAATTGCGGCCACCGCCGCCAGCATCGCCGGCGTCGAGACGTTGAAGGGCCCGCGGATCCGGTTGACGGCGTCGATGATGTTCGCAGGGCCGAACATCCAGCCGATCCGCAGAGCCGCCAGCCCGTGAATCTTGGAGAACGTATGCGTCATCACGGTGTTTTCGGTGGTCGCCACCAGCTCCAGGCCGAGTTCGTAATCGTTGCGCGACACGTAGTCGGAATAGGCGGCATCCAGCACCAGCAGCACCTGCGGCGGCAGACCTGCGCGCAGCCGCTTGACCTCGTCGAACGGCACATAGGTGCCAGTCGGGTTGTTCGGGTTGGCGAGCCACACCAGTTTGGTCTTCGGCGTCACGCGCGCAAGGATCGCGTCGACGTCGGCAGTGAAGTCGGTCTCGGGCGCGACGACGTTCTTGGCGCCGTTCGCCATGGTGGCGATCGGGTACACCAGAAAACCGTGCGCGGTGGAGATCGCTTCATCGCCGTGACTGAGATAGGTGTGTGCCAGCAGATTGAGGATTTCGTCCGAGCCGGCGCCGCAGATGATGCGGTTGGGATCGAGCCCGTAGGCGCGGCCGATCGCCTCGCGCAGCACCCGCGAGCTGCCTTCCGGATAGTCCTCCAGATGCGCCGCCGCCTGCTTGTAGATTTCGATCGCCTTCGGCGACGGCCCGAACGGGGTCTCGTTGGCGGACAGCTTGAACACCTTGCGGCCCGGCTCCGGCACCGGCGTCTTGCCGGGCGTGTAGGGCGCAATATCGAGAATGCCGGGATTCGGCACGGGGCGGTTCATCTTCTGGCTCCGGATATTCAGGACGGCCTAGACCTTTGCCGTCCCATTCGAGGGCACCGTATAGCGCGTTGCGTGGCTGCCGACGAGGGCCGAAGAGCGCACCGAGGCGCCGGCCTGGATCAGGGCCAGCTTGATCTTCTCGAAGCCGGTGCCGGCATCCGACACCAGAAGCGCCGCGCCGTCGAAGGCGGTATCGGGCACCGCGACGATTTCGGCGAGCGGCGCCAGCGCCCGGGCGATATCGGCGTTCCACCCCGAGACGCGCACGCTCCACATCTCGACTTCCGTCACCATGGCGTCGTCGGCGACCCGCGAGATCACGAACACCGGGAGTGCGGCCGGATGATCGGCGCGTTCGAGGAACGGCCACCGGGCGATGATTTTTGGCGCGCCGTCCGCTTCCAGCGCGATCCACCACGGCGTGCGGCTCGAGATCGCCGAGACCAGCGCCAGATCGCCCTTCGATTTCGCCACCGCTTCCACCGCCGCCTGCGCGCTGAAATGGCCGACATAAGGCACGACGAAGCCAAAGTGAAAGCGCGCCGAATCCCGCATCGCGGGCTCGCCAACCGAGACGTCGGCATGCGCCGAGAACGGCGCCTGGACATAGGTGAAGGTCGAGATGATGACGCGCCAGATGCTCTCGATGGTGTCGAGCGGCAGGATGCCGCGATGGCGCCGGACGAGCTCGCGCATCATGCTGGCCTCGCGCGCCGGGCGGAACGCGGAGCCGACTTCCTGGGTCTGCTTCACCTGGATCAGGCGGTCGATGATGTCGCCGCGCGCCATCAGGAGGCGATGGACCTGCTCGTCGATCGCATCGATCTCCTTGCGCAATTCCTGCAGCGAGGGCGGGGCCGGGGGTGCCTTGGACGGTGCCTTGGACATCTCGAAAACCTTGGTGCCGGAACAGCCTGATGCAGCCGGCAGACAGTCGCATTGATTATGAAAGACGGGCGCTGAAAGCAAAGAGAAACGTCACGGGGGAGCCCTGCGTGATCAGGTTAACCATGGCGTCCGGCCCTGGCCTGCCTTGACGAAATGCCTGGGCAGGACTAGCTTTGTTCCATTCCGTGGTCATTTGAGCCGGCCGGCTTGCAGCCACGTTAAACAACTCGCTAAACAGGCCGGGGACAGAGTTGATCCCGGCCGAACCTTTGTTCAGGCCGGGTTTTTTATGGTCTGATTCTGTCTGTAGAGCCTCCGCTAGGAGGTCGGTGCCGAAATGACAAACGTGCATTCGATATCCAGTCCGTCGATTCACAGCGAGGATCGCGCCCATGAGGCCGATCATCCGACCTCGCCGGTGGCGAAGTTCGGCATCGATCAGCCGCTGAAGCTCGATTGCGGCATCGATCTCGCGCCGTTCCAGATCGCCTACCAGACCTATGGCGAGCTGAACGCCGATCGCTCCAACGCCATCCTGATCTGCCACGCGCTCACCCTCGATCAGCATGTCGCCAATGTGCATCCCCTGACCGGCAAGGCCGGCTGGTGGGAAATCATGGTCGGTCCCAGCCGTCCGCTCGATACCGACAGATACTTCATCATCTGCGCGAATGTGATCGGCGGCTGCATGGGATCGACCGGTCCGGCCTCGACCAATCCGGCCACCGGCAAAGCCTGGGGGCTGGATTTTCCTGTTATCACCATTCCCGACATGGTCCGCGCGCAGGCCATGCTGCTCGATCGGCTCGGCATCGAAACATTGCTGTGCGTGATCGGCGGTTCGATGGGCGGCATGCAGGTGCTGCAATGGACCGCCGCCTATCCGGAGCGGGTGTTTTCGGCGCTGCCGGTCGCCTGCTCGACGCGCCATTCGGCACAGAACATCGCGTTTCACGAACTCGGCCGGCAGGCCGTGATGGCCGATCCGGACTGGCATCACGGGCGCTATTTCGAACGCAGCACCCATCCGCACCGCGGGCTGGCCGTGGCGCGGATGGCCGGGCACATCACCTATCTCTCCGACGCGGCGCTGCATCGCAAGTTCGGACGGCGGATGCAGGATCGCGAGCTGCCGACCTTCTCGTTCGATGCGGATTTCCAGGTCGAAAGCTATCTGCGCTACCAGGGCTCGTCCTTTGTCGAGCGCTTCGACGCCAACAGCTATCTCTATCTGACGCGGGCGATGGACTATTTCGATATCGCCGCCGACCACAACGGCGTGCTGGCGCAGGCGTTTCGCGGCATCAAGACCCGCTTTTGCGTGGTGTCGTTCACCTCGGACTGGCTGTTCCCGACGTCGGAATCCCGGGCGCTGGTGCATGCGCTGAACGCGTCGAGCGCGCGGGTGTCGTTCGCCGAGATCGAGACCGATCGCGGCCATGACGCTTTCCTGCTCGACGTGCCGGAGTTCTTCGACATTGCCCGCGCCTTCCTGGAATCCGCAGGCAAGGCGCGCGGACTTGGTAGTACAGGTGGCTGAGATGGCGCTTCAGGAACAGGCTTTGCCGCTCGGCGGCGTCGCGCCCGATCGCACCGGGAAATACCGCACCGATCACCTGCTCGTCGCCGAAATGATTCCGGCTGGCTCAAAAGTGCTCGACGTCGGCTGCGGCGATGGCGAGCTGTTGCAGCTATTGGAAAGCCGCGGCATCGACGGCCGCGGCATCGAGCTGTCGCGCGAGGGCGTCAACCGCTGCGTTGCAAAGGGGCTGGCGGTGGTGCAGGGCGACGCCGACACCGACCTCGTCAATTACCCCGACGATGCGTTCGACTACGTGATCCTGTCGCAGACGCTGCAGGCGACGCGGCAGCCGAAGCCGGTGCTGGAAAATCTGCTGCGCATCGGCCGCCGCGCCATCGTGTCGTTCCCGAATTTCGGCTTCTGGAAGATGCGGCTGCAGCTCTTGGTCGGCGGGCACATGCCGCGCACGGAAAATCTCCCGGCCACCTGGTACGACACCCCGAACATCCATTTCTGCACCATCAAGGATTTCGTGCAGCTCTGCGACGAGATCAACGTCAAGATGGAGCGCGCCGTCGCCCTCGACCTCTACGGCCGCCCGGTGCCGCTGAACCTGCCCTGGTGGGTCTGGAACATGTTCGGCGAGCAGGGCGTGTTCTTGCTGAGTAGGGGTGGGGCGGGGAAGTGACGCGTTGCTTACCTCTCCCGCTTGCGGGGGAGGTCGACGCGCTCGCTAGAGCGCGGCGGGTGGGGGAACTCTATCCACTCGATGAGCTCGTTATGCGGAAACACCCCCACCCCGACCCTCCCCCGCAAGCGGGAGAGGGAGCACACCTGCGCAGCGGCTAAACCGCCACCTTCACCAGCGACCTCGGATCGCGCACCGGCCACCTTCCGGCCTCCACCAGCGCGATGAACCGCTCCACCATCTCGTTGAACAGCGCCGGCTCCTCGAGATTGAGCACATGGCCCGACTTCGGAAAGAACGAAAGCCCCGCCGCCGGCAGATGCTTCTTCAGGAACAGGCTCGGCCCGACGCAATTGTCGTCCTCGTCGCCGCACAGGATCAGCGCCGGTGTCGGCACGCGCCCGATCGCGTCCGTCATGGTGTAGATCGAGGGACGCTCGCCCTGAAAGCTGCGCATGGTGTTGGCCGAACCCTTGGCGTCGTGCCGCGCCAGCGCGGCATAGAAATCGGCATGGCCGCGCGGGTCCTTCAGCAGGAACGGAATCCGGCTCGGCGCTTCGCGCGTCACCTTGGCGACTTCGACCGAGCCGATCGCCTCGTACTGCTCGGCATTGGCCCGGCACTGCGCGCGGAAGGCATCGAGCTTTTCAAGCTCCGAGCCGGAGCCGACGGCGGCCAGCGTCATCGACAGCGCCCGCTCGGGCGCGTTGAGGCCAACCTGCAGCGATGAATAGGAGCCCATCGACAGGCCGATGAAATGCGCCTTGGCAATGCCGAGATGATCGAGCACCGCGAGCGCGTCGGTGTAGAAATGCTTGTAAGTGTAAACGTCGGCGCTGGGTGGCACGTCGGATGGCGTATAGCCGCGCGCCGAATAGGCGATGCAGCGGTGGCCGCGCGAGAAGTAGCGCATCTGCGGCTCCCAGTTGGTGTGGTCGGCCGCGAACTCGTGCAGGAAGATGATCGGCGTCCCGCTTCCCGCCTCTTCATAGTGAAGGCGAACGCTATCTTTGGCGACGGCATAGGGCATTTCGGATTCCTCTCCATTTTTTTGTTTTTACGCAACTTCGTTGCGCGGCCATCCCGCAAAATTGCAATTAATTCTCGCGGCTGCAATACGGCAGAATCGTTTCATTTTCGCCATCGAATCCTCGCGGAATCACCCCGAAATAGTTTCCTCGCCGCCGCATGAAATCTTCCTCTCGTCACACCGCAACGCAAAACGCCGCCCGCGGTCGTTCGTAGACGAACGCAAAGGGGAAGCGGGAGTGCTACAGAGGATTTAGTATGCGTCAGTTGTTTGCGTTTCGCCGGTCGCTTCGTTTCATTGCGCTGGCACTGTGCTCGGCGTCCATCGTCGTATTCGTCTCTCCGGCTTCGGCACGGCCTCATCACGGCGCAGGGCGGCACGCTCGCGCTTATCACGCCGGCCATCATGCCAAGCATCATTACGCCTATCGCCACCATCGCCATGCAGCCCGGATGTCGCGCGGGGCTACGCCAATGCAGGCCGGCGGCTTTGCCGGCACCAGCCCGAGCTTTATGGAAAGCAACCCCCTGATGGTTACGCCCGGCGGCCTTGGCTCGCCCAACGCCGTCACGGAGGCGCGCGCCGATCGCGGCCATCGTGCCCGGCTCCGGCAGGCTGCGCGCGCATCGCGCTGGGAGCGCGGCGTCGCGCAAATGCAGGCGCGCGGTCTTGCCAACGTCAACGCAAGCGTCGCAACGGATACAAGCGTCACGACAAATGCAGGCGCAAATGCAAGCGTAGGGCCGAATTCAACCATGACGCCGGCCGGCGGCGCGATGGCGTCCAGCTTTACGTCGTCGAACGTCGTCACTGAGGCGCGCCGCTATCTCGGCGGTAACCCGACAGGGCGCGGCAGCCTGTGGTGCGCGCGCTTCATGAACATGGTTCTGCAGCATTCCGGCTATCGCGGCACCGGCTCCGACATGGCGAACTCGTTCGCCAAATACGGCCAGCGCGTTTCCGGCCCGCAGGTCGGCGCGATCGCCGTGATGTCGCGCGGCCGCCGCGGCGGCCATGTCGGCATCATCACCGGCATCGATGCCAAGGGCAATCCGATCATGATCTCGGGCAACAACGGCAACCGCGTCCGCGAAGCCCCGGTCTCGCGCGGCCGGATCTACGCCTACGTCATGCCGACGAGCTGAGGCGGATCGTTGCATTCCTCTTCCCGTTCTTGACGGGGAGAGGTCGCCTTCACGACGAGGCGTGAGCGCAGGTGAGGGCTGGCGCGGACTTCCGCTCACAAATGCACTGCCCCATCTCCAGGCCGTGCCTGCGCCCCAGCGCAATGCCTTCAGCGATTGCCCTCGCAACGATCTCTACGTCATCGGGAGACATCTGATCGAGAGGCTTCCATGAGCGCGCGATTCTGCGAGCGCGCTCCATGTCCTCAAATAAAGCAATTGGAGGAGGCGGTTTGATTGGCATTTTCGCAACTCCACAACCGCAATGCGCATGAACCTACATTAATCGGGACCAGTTCAGCTATGCGTTCTGATCGCCGGGGGCGCCACTTTTGCTTTGTGCAAATGCATGGCTGACCTCAACAATGGCTGACCTCGACATTTCCTGGCGGGAGCGCCTATCCGTTCGGATGATTCAAGTCGGCTTTGGATTGGCCGCCAGGCATCGCTTCGTCTCCGACGACGTGCAGCACGAACGGTTTGGGAGCGCGCTCATGTCCGTCACCGGCCGGAGCCAACGCCTTTCGGCCTGCCCGCTTTGCTCGTGGCGCCGCTCCGCTCTCGGAAGAGCGAAATAGCGTGTAGTCACGGGCAAACAGCCAGCACGAAATCTGAAAGACGCCATGGGTGATGAACAGCGCGGCCAGCACGTCGATCGAATAGTGATAGTGGCCGAGCAGCACGACTGCGCCGAAGAAGGCGGTCAGCGCGAGATAGAACATTCGCCATTGCGGGATGTGCCAGAAGGCAAGCGCGGCGAGAAACGGCAGGCCGGTGTGGCCGGAGAAGAACAGATCGCTGCCGTAAAAGATCGAGTTGAAGAACGGCGCCGGCTTCTGCGGATCGATCGGCGATGGCGCCATGTGGGTGAGCGCCACGAACACGGCGCGGACCAGCAGAAACAGCGCCATCGCCTTGAGTGCGAATGGCACCCGGTTTGGCCGCCAGGCCAGCAGGCCTGCCGTAATGACGAACGCCGTGAACGTTCCGTAAATGAAGAGAAAGCGCACGTTGAAGGGGCCGACGCGGCTCAGCACAAAATCGGTGACGTAATTGCTGGCATGGACCGTGGCATAGGTGACTGCGGCGAATATCGCGATGGTGCTGGCGGCGAGGAAGGCTGTGCCCTCGGCCAGCGAACGCAGATACGCGCGATTGCCCAGCAGCGTTCGGTAGAGCCGTATGGTATCTTCCATGGCGACTGCTCCTCCGTGCGCAGATTCCTGCTGGGGCTGAGCCAATTGTCAACCGGGGAGCGAACTACCGTAATCCCGGAACGCGATAGCCGCGTGTGAAGCATGCCACATCTCGGAAATCCGGCTCGCTGAGCGGAGCGATAAGGCCTGTCCCGATGCCCGCCGGGCTCCCAGCGTCGTGAATATGTTTCGTGGGACGTGCGCCACGTAACAGTCGAGCCATCAGATGAAGTCGTTTTCTGAAGGCGACGAAGACATCCTGAAACGAATTGATGGTTAAATGATACTCCGCCGAACGGTCGGCTATTTGGAGGTGCCATTATCAATCTGACTTTTGAGCCTGCGAGCGAACGCTGCATGTCCGAGGTTCTGGGACGTCGAGGTTCGCCCTCACGGGAGCTTTGCCTGATTGAGGCATAGGTGTAGTCATGCGCGAAGATTTTGCTTCTTCCAGTTTCCTCGCCCTTATCATTGTGAGCCTGATTGTCGTTTGTACCGGCTTTATCGCGCTTGGAATCTGAAACCATCCGCTCACGGGAGCGGCTCGACCTTCGCCGCCATGTCGGGGGCACGTGTGACGCGGTATGTCGCGTTGCTGCATTTGAGGACCCAGACGGCGCGGTCCGGCCGGGAGCGCTTCTTGTCCCTCGTGGCGCCGAGCGCCTTGTCACAGGCGAATCCCTGCGTGCGAATCTGAGCCGACAGCATGGTCTGCGGCGTTTCGTCCGCAACCTGTTGCGCCCGCACCTGCGGGCTGAAAAGAACAGCAGCGATAGCCAGGAGTAATGATCGGCGTAATGATCCAGGTGTCTTGTGCATGACCTCAACCCTCAAGGCAGGCGTTCCGCTCGTCTGAGCGCCGAACTATACAGCAAAAACGCCGAATTTGTCCGCTTGGGGACCGAGAGGAGATACGCGCAGGAATTTCGGAAGAGCTCGCCGAAGCTATCCCGGCTTTTGCGCGGCCGATGGCGGAGGCGGCGCGATTGCCGGGCAAAGCACCGATCGCGCTCAATGTTTTCATCGACGGATGACTTTAAGCGCAACGCCCGCACCGGTATGGGGTAACGGAAATTCGAGATCGCGCACGCTTTCCGTGGCATGCGTGAGGTAACGGAAACCGGCTATGTCTGCCGGTTTTCCGACCACGTACCCCTGAATTTGGTCGCACAGCTCGGAATCCAGGAAACCCAGCTCCGCGAGGGTCTCGACACCTTCCGCCAATACCGGCAGCTTGAGCCCACGCCCAATACCGAGCACGGCTCGAACGATGGTCGCGGCCTGTTCGTTGGCGTCGACCGCCTTGATGAACGAACCATCGATCTTGATCTTGTCGAACGGGAATGCCCGCAGGTTCGACAGCGACGAGTAACCGGTGCCGAAATCGTCCATCGCGATGCGGACGCCAAGCGCCTTGAGCTGGCGCAGCGTTGCCAGCGCCCGGTTGAAATCGCGGATCAGCGCGGTTTCGGTGATCTCCAGTTCGAGCCGTCCGGGCGCCAGCCCGGTTTGAACAAGGATTTCATGAACCAGTTGCGTAAACTGCGGATTATGCAGTTGCATCGGCGAGACGTTCACGGCGATGCCGAGCGGATTTGTCCAGCCGCTGGCTTCCTCGCATGCCCGTCTCAACACCCATTCCCCGATCTGCTGGATCGTGCCGCTTTCCTCTGCCACCGGAATAAACACGGAAGGCGGCACCTGACCGCGCTGCGGGTGACGCCATCGCAGCAAGACTTCAAAGCTGGCGATCTCGCGCGTATCGAGCCGGACTTGCGGCTGATACGCCAGATCAAATTCGCGGCGCGAGATCGCGCTGCGCAGATCGTGCTCGAGCATGCGACGATCGCGCACCTCAATCCCCATCGCGGCTTCAAAGAACCGATAAACGCCGCGGCCATCGGTCTTGGCGCGATAGAGCGCAGTATCCGCGTGGGTCAGCAGGCCCCGTCCGTCAAGGGCGTCGTTCGGGAAAATCGCAACGCCAATGCTGGTCGAAACAAACGAGGCCGTGGTGGATGATTCGTTTTCGATGCGCAACGCTTCGATGACATTCTCGGCGATGCGGCCCGCCACAGACGGGTTGGAGAGATTTGTCGCGATAATCGCAAATTCATCGCCGCCGAGCCGCGCCATCATCTGGTTCCGATCGAGAACCGAGGTCACGCATTTTGCGACCCTTTTCAGCAACGCATCGCCGGCTGCATGCCCGAACAGATCGTTCACCTCCTTGAAGCGGTCAAGGTCGAGGCAGAACACCGCAAACGACCGGCCGGAAGCTTGATGCACCTCGATTTCCTGGTCGAGCCGGGCGTTGAAGCTGTTTCGGTTCGGCAAGCCCGTCAAGGCGTCATGGTGCGCCAGAAAATGAATATGCTCTTCGGCTTTCTTCCGGTCACGCAGGTCGCGGACGGCGATGGCATGATGCGGTTGACCGGCGAAATCGATCGAGCGAAGGATGAATTCGGCAGAAATGAACTGACCGTTGACATCGCGCAGCTCGGCCTCGATCCGCTCTCGCGGGTTTGCGATCAGCCTGCGCCTGACAGACTCCTCGGGCAGGCAAATCGCCAGCGATTTCCCGATCACATCGTCAGGGACATAGCCCGTCAGTTCCGTGAGGCTCGAATTGATTGAAACAATCTTGTCGCCGTAGCAGACGAGCAACCCTTCGGCCGACGCATCGGCAAGGCCGCGCATGCGATCGACTTCCAGCTCGGCGCGATGGCGTTCGCGGATATCGAGCGCAAGACCTGCGCAGGCAAGGAACAGGATCGTCAGGGACGCAAGCGCGACGCCGAGCGCAAGCCAGCCGGCGGGAAGCGCCATTTGCGACACCACGACTGTCGGGTCGGGAATGATCGAAACCGCGCCCATGGCGGTGAAATGATGGCTGCAGATTGCCAGCGTCAGCAGCACTGCTCCGATCGCCTTCCATTTCATCGACCCGTCGCGCAAACCGGCAGGCAGCGCAGTTGCTCCGATCGCCGCCCCCAGCACGATTGAAACGACAACGAGAACCGGGTCCCACTGAATCCGTCCCGCGATCTCGAAGGCTGCCATTCCGGTGTAGTGCATCGCCGCGATGCCGCCGCCGACGGTCGCTCCGCCCACCCAGCGTCCGGCGGGCACCCGATTTCCGGACGCGATCGAAAGACCTACGCCGGTGAGCATGATGGCCGCGAGAAGCGATAGTATGGTGAGGATGATGTTGTATCCGCTCGGGATGCCCGGAGAATACGCAAGCATGGCGATGAAGTGCGTCGCCCAGATGCCGAATCCGCTTGCGATGGCGGCGACGCACAGCCAGACATCGCGCATATAGCCGGTAGTCTTTCGGACGTGATTGAGGAAGTTGATCGCAGCGAAAGACGCGAGCGCACATACGAGGGCCGCCAGCACTACCAGGCGCAGGTCATGCTCGTTGGCGATGCAATTGTAGATGGTAAACATGCGGATGACGTCCCGTGATAAATATTGGATAAAACTGCAATTTTATCCGAATCGTACGGTCGCCATCGTTGCGCAATGCTGAATGCGGCAGACGCAATCGCCGCAATGGTTACTTTTCCCTGTCCGCCTGTTTATCGGTTGAGCAGTCAACGATCCGATAAGGGACGGAATTCTTGGATGTGCAATGACCGTTCGCACGATCCGTGAAGATGAAGGCAGGATAGGGGTGGGGTGCACTAGGATCGCACAACCGCACCCGTCGGCGTCGCAAAGCCCTCCATTGTCCTGATCCGTTTCTCGAGCCACCAGCCATATTCCGGTGTCCAGTCCTCGAAGCGGCTGTTGATGCCGAGATCGTGCGACCAGTGATGGGCGATGTTGGGATTGTACTGCGACTGACGACCAACCGCGATCAGATCGGCCTGGCCGTTCTCAATGATGGCTTGCGCCTGTTCGGCCTCCAGAATGAGGCCGACGGCCATCGTGGGGATGTTTGCTTCCCTGCGAACCCGCTCGGCAAAAGGAACCTGGAAACCAAGACTGCGCGTGACCTGCGCTGCCGTTGCAGAACCGGCAATTCCGCCCGAGGAGCAGTCGATCACGTCAACCCCGCGCGCCTTCAGTTCGTGCGCCAGCGCCACGGTGTCATCCATATTCCAGCCTTCGCGCGTGCCATCGACGGATGAAACACGCACGAACAGCGGCATTCCGGCCGGCATTTCGTGCCGCACGGCCTCGACAATCTCCAGCGGCAGGCGCATGCGGCCGGCACGGTCGCCGCCGTACTCGTCATTGCGCGTATTGGAGACCGGCGAGAGAAAGGACGCCAGCAGGTAGCCGTGCGCCATGTGAACCTCGACGACGTCGAAGCCGGCCTTCA encodes:
- a CDS encoding EAL domain-containing protein, whose translation is MFTIYNCIANEHDLRLVVLAALVCALASFAAINFLNHVRKTTGYMRDVWLCVAAIASGFGIWATHFIAMLAYSPGIPSGYNIILTILSLLAAIMLTGVGLSIASGNRVPAGRWVGGATVGGGIAAMHYTGMAAFEIAGRIQWDPVLVVVSIVLGAAIGATALPAGLRDGSMKWKAIGAVLLTLAICSHHFTAMGAVSIIPDPTVVVSQMALPAGWLALGVALASLTILFLACAGLALDIRERHRAELEVDRMRGLADASAEGLLVCYGDKIVSINSSLTELTGYVPDDVIGKSLAICLPEESVRRRLIANPRERIEAELRDVNGQFISAEFILRSIDFAGQPHHAIAVRDLRDRKKAEEHIHFLAHHDALTGLPNRNSFNARLDQEIEVHQASGRSFAVFCLDLDRFKEVNDLFGHAAGDALLKRVAKCVTSVLDRNQMMARLGGDEFAIIATNLSNPSVAGRIAENVIEALRIENESSTTASFVSTSIGVAIFPNDALDGRGLLTHADTALYRAKTDGRGVYRFFEAAMGIEVRDRRMLEHDLRSAISRREFDLAYQPQVRLDTREIASFEVLLRWRHPQRGQVPPSVFIPVAEESGTIQQIGEWVLRRACEEASGWTNPLGIAVNVSPMQLHNPQFTQLVHEILVQTGLAPGRLELEITETALIRDFNRALATLRQLKALGVRIAMDDFGTGYSSLSNLRAFPFDKIKIDGSFIKAVDANEQAATIVRAVLGIGRGLKLPVLAEGVETLAELGFLDSELCDQIQGYVVGKPADIAGFRYLTHATESVRDLEFPLPHTGAGVALKVIRR
- a CDS encoding NADH:flavin oxidoreductase/NADH oxidase — translated: MDGPGGGGAARPRLFQPLTIRNLTLKNRLVVPPMVHYRCDPGHTCGAFHLVHLGRYALGGFGLVFVEATAVEEVGLINENDLGIWNEAQAESFKPLIAFMRRQDTAIGIQLAHGGRKSSSQTAMQGMGPLTEENLKAGAKLWQPVGPTAEPVAPGWLTPRQLTTAECRAMPATWASAARNAVKAGFDVVEVHMAHGYLLASFLSPVSNTRNDEYGGDRAGRMRLPLEIVEAVRHEMPAGMPLFVRVSSVDGTREGWNMDDTVALAHELKARGVDVIDCSSGGIAGSATAAQVTRSLGFQVPFAERVRREANIPTMAVGLILEAEQAQAIIENGQADLIAVGRQSQYNPNIAHHWSHDLGINSRFEDWTPEYGWWLEKRIRTMEGFATPTGAVVRS
- a CDS encoding sphingomyelin synthase family protein encodes the protein MEDTIRLYRTLLGNRAYLRSLAEGTAFLAASTIAIFAAVTYATVHASNYVTDFVLSRVGPFNVRFLFIYGTFTAFVITAGLLAWRPNRVPFALKAMALFLLVRAVFVALTHMAPSPIDPQKPAPFFNSIFYGSDLFFSGHTGLPFLAALAFWHIPQWRMFYLALTAFFGAVVLLGHYHYSIDVLAALFITHGVFQISCWLFARDYTLFRSSESGAAPRAKRAGRKALAPAGDGHERAPKPFVLHVVGDEAMPGGQSKADLNHPNG
- a CDS encoding TIGR02594 family protein — protein: MRQLFAFRRSLRFIALALCSASIVVFVSPASARPHHGAGRHARAYHAGHHAKHHYAYRHHRHAARMSRGATPMQAGGFAGTSPSFMESNPLMVTPGGLGSPNAVTEARADRGHRARLRQAARASRWERGVAQMQARGLANVNASVATDTSVTTNAGANASVGPNSTMTPAGGAMASSFTSSNVVTEARRYLGGNPTGRGSLWCARFMNMVLQHSGYRGTGSDMANSFAKYGQRVSGPQVGAIAVMSRGRRGGHVGIITGIDAKGNPIMISGNNGNRVREAPVSRGRIYAYVMPTS
- a CDS encoding alpha/beta hydrolase — encoded protein: MPYAVAKDSVRLHYEEAGSGTPIIFLHEFAADHTNWEPQMRYFSRGHRCIAYSARGYTPSDVPPSADVYTYKHFYTDALAVLDHLGIAKAHFIGLSMGSYSSLQVGLNAPERALSMTLAAVGSGSELEKLDAFRAQCRANAEQYEAIGSVEVAKVTREAPSRIPFLLKDPRGHADFYAALARHDAKGSANTMRSFQGERPSIYTMTDAIGRVPTPALILCGDEDDNCVGPSLFLKKHLPAAGLSFFPKSGHVLNLEEPALFNEMVERFIALVEAGRWPVRDPRSLVKVAV